From a region of the Streptomyces sp. NBC_00663 genome:
- a CDS encoding CGNR zinc finger domain-containing protein, producing the protein MNLDHVFVCGHPALDFAATLRARRSTRFEMFVTPDRLNAWYLESGLVDTITAGKEDDVQEATAVREAIYRLVTDRRLGEEYDEAALDLVNTAARKTPVTPQLTANGRLNEATPEQALATVARQAVELLSGPDVPLMKECGNPECTRVYIDRSRGMRRQWCGMESCGNKIKAAAYRARKKSAPAAAH; encoded by the coding sequence GTGAACCTTGACCATGTCTTCGTATGCGGACACCCGGCCCTCGACTTCGCGGCCACCCTCCGGGCCCGGCGCTCGACCCGGTTCGAGATGTTCGTGACGCCGGACCGGTTGAACGCCTGGTACCTGGAGTCCGGGTTGGTGGACACGATCACTGCCGGCAAGGAAGACGACGTCCAGGAGGCCACAGCCGTCCGCGAAGCCATCTACCGGCTCGTCACCGACCGCCGCCTCGGCGAGGAGTACGACGAGGCGGCCCTCGACCTGGTCAACACCGCCGCACGCAAGACTCCCGTCACCCCCCAGCTCACCGCAAACGGGCGCCTCAACGAGGCGACGCCCGAGCAGGCCCTGGCGACCGTCGCCCGCCAGGCGGTGGAACTCCTCAGTGGTCCGGACGTGCCGTTGATGAAGGAGTGCGGCAACCCCGAGTGCACACGCGTCTATATCGACCGCTCCCGCGGCATGCGCCGCCAGTGGTGTGGCATGGAGTCGTGCGGCAACAAGATCAAGGCCGCCGCGTACCGGGCGCGCAAGAAGTCCGCCCCCGCCGCCGCACACTGA